TCCGTTTACGTGAATCAACACAAACACCTAGAGCAGTTGGCTGCTCTGGGCTGTGTCCGCGAGCCTTACAAACAGACCTCCAAACATGTCCAGACAAGGTCTCATATCTAGTATAACCACGACCACTATCTGTACTGATTCTTTCCTCATTTGCCAcattctttaaattttcaaccTGAACTTTGGTTAGCCTCAAGATGGCTACAGttgccttcttttttctctcttcagcGTTATTCAACTGCCCCAATAGTAATGGTGGAAGATCAAACTCCGCATGATGAAACTGTGAGGCGATCGGAGGATCCCCAGCTCGCAAGACCTTTCGGTCAAGAAAAGGAACCATGCCTAATGGCTCGCCACGGGCGATTCTTGCCCACTCTGACATAAAGTGAAGAGCACTTTGCCCATCGACAACAACATGAGATATTGTTAAACTTAGGCTAATACCACCACATTGGAACTTGGTGAGTTGCACTAGTAATAGAGGCAAGTCATGTATTGGAACGGTATAGTCAACATTTGGGATTAGGTATTTGTACTCTGAAGACGGTAGGAAGTCGCCAAGATCTTCAAGCTTGGATTCAGATTCAGCCTCAGTGAACATAACACCCATGGCATTGCACTCAAGCTCGAGGCGGCCACGGCCTATCCAGTGTAAACGGCCTGCTAGCAGATAAAATGGCACCAAAGCATCTCTCAATGAATCTTTAAGGTCATTGACGACATCATTGGATGATGTTGGCCAGTTTGGCGATGGTTTGTAGAAGTAGATTGTGGGAACATGCGTTAGTGCTCCAATTTGATCCAACTCAGAAAGGGAAACGCGGCCGGTCCATGTTGGTTTGGCAGGTTTCACTATACAAGAGCCTTTGATTgtcaccaccaccattattattattattattattattattattattataagagtGAGAGTTGCGAATGCTACAATAAGTTGTATTTAAAAGCCATGGTCAAGAGTGAAAAGATATATACTttgttgaaatgattttttcgTGAGTGTAGTAGTTCCCTCGAAACGTCCGATCCTAAGGAGAGTCCATCAACACCTTCaagaaatttgtttaaaaaaaaaaaaaaaagttatcagtCCAAATAAATGCTGTTCTCTTGCAGTTCCCAGGGAatggatgaattttttttccaaattcttCAACTTTTCAAGCAAATGAGAGGAAAGGCATGCATGTGAGGTTTGGATTGTGCGCGAATAGGCCCTGAAAAGAGGGTCAGTTGGTGAATTGAGTTGCATGAAAAAATAGTTGtagataaattatttaaaaatcaataattttttttccttgaaacccAGGTAGCCAAAACATTTGACCAATCGAAAATTGAGTTATTAATTAGTACATGAACTTTGTGTTGATATTTGTCTAGTatacaaactttattttttaccgAATAAGTCTTTTTAACCTTTTTGAACCGGATCAAGTAAGTATAAAATGTATGCTAAGTTGTTCACTAAATGACAAATGGAATCATAATatgcaacaaaaatatttgatggGTTGAAAATTGGTTCATTTTTCGGCCAAATAAACCAACCcacaacatttattttaaatcaaacccAATTTAACtacaatctaaaatattatttcacatAATCCATCTTTAATTTAACATcgaaatatttttcaacactttgtatatataaaagtatgCAAAGTACAAAAATATCTTGACACATAAAATCAT
The genomic region above belongs to Populus alba chromosome 12, ASM523922v2, whole genome shotgun sequence and contains:
- the LOC118030233 gene encoding spermidine hydroxycinnamoyl transferase, producing MVVVTIKGSCIVKPAKPTWTGRVSLSELDQIGALTHVPTIYFYKPSPNWPTSSNDVVNDLKDSLRDALVPFYLLAGRLHWIGRGRLELECNAMGVMFTEAESESKLEDLGDFLPSSEYKYLIPNVDYTVPIHDLPLLLVQLTKFQCGGISLSLTISHVVVDGQSALHFMSEWARIARGEPLGMVPFLDRKVLRAGDPPIASQFHHAEFDLPPLLLGQLNNAEERKKKATVAILRLTKVQVENLKNVANEERISTDSGRGYTRYETLSGHVWRSVCKARGHSPEQPTALGVCVDSRKRMQSPLPDGYFGNAILNVVAVSHAGELMSKPLGHAARKIREAIETVTDAYVRSAIDFLKNQPNLTRFQDIHALGGTEGPFYGNPNIGVVSWLTLPIYGLDFGWGKEIYMGPGTHDFDGDSLLLPSPNGDGCVILAISLQVAHMEAFKKHFYEDI